In Vigna angularis cultivar LongXiaoDou No.4 chromosome 8, ASM1680809v1, whole genome shotgun sequence, the DNA window gtggaatgttctagatttttacccatgtagaatattcttgatttttcttcctatcttagacttttctacaatattatataacttgtattacatttcaattcttctatctaaggaacttttacattcttctagaatttgcattacactttaataaatataattacattgCGAAAAACAGTATACTTTTGATTTTGATCTAGCAGTTAATTCCACACTCATGGTGATTCATATGAATGCATACATGCAAGCAGAATGAAGTAAGCCACCACAGTGGGTGGTGATTAGGTTCGGTTCTGGCTCCCTATAATAACTTTATGGAATGGATAAATTACtcaataaacaaacaaatgatTACCAAATGGGGGGCCACTCCCAGAAATTTATTACGAGAAGTGGACTCGCCCAAATCTCCATAATCTACATGATGCCTTGGATATAAAGGTGAATTCGCGGTGTTAATTTCAGCTAGTAATGATTAAACTAAGTAACATGGCAAAAAATGTACTGAAACAACACCAActatccaaaaatatttaattcagcACCCCTATCCCAAACACCTTTCACAACAGGTATCTCAAACTCTTCCCCTCAATGAAAGTAACCTAACAGAGAAGAATAGGTTTAATTTGCGGTCAATCATAAGGAGACAAACATGGACCACAATATTTGTAGTGATCCTAACAGGGAAAAAAATGGTGATAGAAATTTCTCATTTATAGCTTAGTTTATGTTAACACTTGTCATCATCCTCCGGAGTCTTAGCGTTCTACAAAAAATTGTTACCAAAATTCAAAAGGTACTGTAAATGACTGGTATTTATCCAACTGCAGATGAGTTGCCACAGGCCTCATTGAACATCCATCCGAGTGAGGCACTTGATTTTCTAACAAGATGCATCAAGGTTAAAGCTGTTATTTCTTTGATTTGTTGGTGTTTCCATCtataaaaataatctatatgTACAGGAATATACTGGTGAAAAAAGAATTGATGATCACATGGATATCTTCCCTCTACCTCCAAGGCCTATTCCTCTTCATAAATGAGACAATTCAATCCAACCTTCAGAAAGAGCTAGGCTGAAGATCTCAGTCGCATCAAATATCAACTCAATAAAACCTTCAGGAAGAGCCAGTTTCACATAGGACCAGTATTGCTCCCCTCCTACATTATAGGAGAGTCCACACTTTTCATAAGGAACCCAGTAGGTCTGACAAAATCACTATAGATCAAGCTGGGTTAATCACCACAAATCATATTACTTCAGTTAAGATGCAGAAAAAACAGGAATCTTAATTCCTCATTTTCTATTGCTCAAAACTTTCGGAagttagatttcaaaatttcagAATTCAGAACTGTATCAAGAGACTTTTCTCAATTGCAAAATTGAAGTAAATGTAGCTCAAATAGGTTCCCAAATACTAGCTATGATGTCCTTTGCAGTGATGCACTATCCACAAAATCATCACCCTCATCTCCCAAATCAACATCAGAACCTATATCTGACGTCAAATCATCCTCTGCATCTTTATCCAGACCCACACCATCTTCCCCCTTAAAGTCTTCACAAGCATCCTCCACATATGTCCTCGTTACATGCCCCATTTCGTCCTCTAACCTGCTTCTCCTGTACCCAACCAACTCCTTATCAACCTTGGCTTTCCTTGGACTCAATAGCACAAGCTCAGCTAGCTTCCTCCGTGCCAAATACAACTCATTCGGCTCAATCAGCTCGCCTTTTCTATACGCCTCCCTAAGGAAAACAGTGTGAAGCTTCCCCTGATTCCCCCTGGTGGAGACATAGAAAATACCTTGGTGCTGGAGCAGGAAATCCTTCAACCTCTTGGGCAGGTTCATCGCCATTCGGAAATGTGCGATCCGCTCCAATGTAATTTTCTTCTCCACAGTCAACGACAACAACTCATGAATGGTGGCAACAGCTCTCTTCTCCATCCTCTTCTGGGCTTCAATGGACCTCAAATCATACCCAGAAACATCCTCATACGGGGACCAATAAGGAAGCCTCTGCCACTTCCACATTGCAATCCTAAAATACTTACCTATCTTAAAACCAGGTGGAAAATCAATGACAAAAGAAAATCTAACATCCTCAGCATCACCACCTCTCTCTCTATACTCCCTCTCCCTAACCTCCTCAATCGCACAAGTTGATAACCTAGGGTCCCTCTCCACAACCTCAATGTACTTCATCCTAGTTTCCTTTGCATCAATCAAACGGAAAAACTGAGGGTACCTCAGAACCACAGAGTTTTCGAAGTCGTCG includes these proteins:
- the LOC108343855 gene encoding protein ROOT PRIMORDIUM DEFECTIVE 1: MRGFACRASNFFKRNLDNFPYNPNFNFFREFAQSTAIPKKQLRVRDHGYDNYMEVEKKTRKVLKFQSIILPEPTQSLPISRLENLVRRFGFTRYEAGAFVLKFPHVFEIFEHPVQRILFCRLTRKAILQIQQERQALAEQIPRAVTRLRKLLLMTNEGRLRLEHVRIARSAFGLPDDFENSVVLRYPQFFRLIDAKETRMKYIEVVERDPRLSTCAIEEVREREYRERGGDAEDVRFSFVIDFPPGFKIGKYFRIAMWKWQRLPYWSPYEDVSGYDLRSIEAQKRMEKRAVATIHELLSLTVEKKITLERIAHFRMAMNLPKRLKDFLLQHQGIFYVSTRGNQGKLHTVFLREAYRKGELIEPNELYLARRKLAELVLLSPRKAKVDKELVGYRRSRLEDEMGHVTRTYVEDACEDFKGEDGVGLDKDAEDDLTSDIGSDVDLGDEGDDFVDSASLQRTS